The proteins below are encoded in one region of Rhizobium sp. 9140:
- a CDS encoding aldo/keto reductase, which translates to MQYKQLGRTGIEVSTICLGTMTWGSQNTQDEAFAQLDASVEAGVNFIDTAELYPTTPLSEATYGGTERIIGNWMAERGNRDRIVLATKIAGSGRNYIRGGGPMTADGIVTALDASLERLQTDHVDLYQLHWPNRGHYHFRNAWSYDPSKQDTDKVVEDLGALLHALDAQVKAGKIRAIGVSNDTVWGTQKLIDLAERHGLPRVASVQNEYNLLYRPHDLDFAELSHHESVGLLAYSPLAAGLLSGKYIGGSRPDGSRLSINGDLGGRFTPHQEPAVEAYVALARDHGIDPSQLALAFVLSRPFTTSAIIGATTMEQLKINLGAADLALTPELVNGIRRIHRLYPMPI; encoded by the coding sequence ATGCAGTACAAACAACTCGGCCGCACCGGCATCGAGGTCTCCACCATTTGCCTGGGGACCATGACGTGGGGATCGCAGAACACGCAGGACGAGGCTTTCGCCCAGCTCGACGCCTCTGTCGAAGCCGGGGTGAACTTCATCGATACGGCGGAACTCTACCCGACGACGCCGCTGTCGGAAGCGACCTATGGCGGCACCGAACGGATCATCGGGAACTGGATGGCGGAGCGCGGCAACCGCGACCGGATCGTGCTCGCGACCAAGATCGCCGGATCGGGCCGCAATTACATTCGCGGCGGCGGCCCTATGACGGCCGACGGCATCGTGACGGCGCTCGACGCCAGCCTTGAGCGATTGCAGACCGACCATGTCGACCTCTACCAGCTGCACTGGCCGAACCGGGGACATTATCACTTCCGCAACGCCTGGAGCTACGATCCGAGCAAGCAGGACACCGACAAGGTGGTCGAGGATCTCGGCGCGCTGCTGCATGCGCTGGATGCACAGGTGAAGGCCGGGAAGATCCGGGCGATCGGCGTGTCAAACGATACGGTGTGGGGCACGCAAAAGCTGATCGATCTCGCCGAGCGCCACGGCCTGCCGCGCGTCGCCTCCGTGCAGAACGAGTACAACCTTCTCTATCGTCCGCACGATCTCGATTTTGCCGAGCTGTCGCATCACGAATCGGTCGGGCTTCTCGCATATTCGCCGCTTGCTGCCGGGCTGCTGTCCGGCAAATATATCGGCGGATCGCGGCCGGATGGCAGTCGCCTGTCGATCAACGGCGATCTCGGCGGTCGGTTTACACCGCATCAGGAGCCGGCGGTCGAGGCCTATGTGGCGCTTGCCCGCGACCACGGGATCGACCCGTCTCAGCTGGCGCTCGCCTTCGTGCTCTCGCGCCCCTTCACGACATCCGCCATCATCGGCGCGACGACGATGGAGCAGCTGAAGATCAATCTTGGTGCCGCCGATCTGGCGCTGACACCGGAACTGGTCAACGGCATTCGCCGGATCCACCGCCTCTATCCGATGCCGATCTGA
- the rpsR gene encoding 30S ribosomal protein S18, which produces MADISSAPARRPFHRRRKTCPFSGANAPRIDYKDVRLLQRYISERGKIVPSRITAVSQKKQRELAQAIKRARFLGLLPYVLS; this is translated from the coding sequence ATGGCTGATATCTCCTCCGCTCCGGCACGCCGCCCCTTCCATCGCCGCCGCAAGACGTGCCCCTTCTCGGGCGCAAACGCTCCGCGGATCGACTACAAGGACGTACGCCTCCTGCAGCGCTACATTTCCGAGCGTGGCAAGATCGTACCGTCGCGCATCACCGCCGTCTCCCAGAAGAAGCAGCGCGAACTGGCCCAGGCCATCAAGCGCGCCCGCTTCCTCGGCCTCCTGCCTTACGTTCTTTCGTAA
- a CDS encoding replicative DNA helicase yields the protein MNEAARRVAAMSQQPMEPQYREAPSNIEAEQALLGAILVNNDAFYRVSDFLKPVHLHEPLHRKIYEVAGDIIRMGKTAHPVTVKTFLAPDQKVGDMTISQYLAQLAANAVTIINAEDYGRAIYDLALRRSLITIGEDMVNIAFDAPLDMPPQGQIEDAERRLFELAETGRYDGGFQAFNDAVALAIDMAGQAFERDGHLSGISTGIHSLDGKMGGLQRSDLIVLAGRPGMGKTSLATNIAYNIAASYEPEIQADGSYKAKNGGVVGFYSLEMSSEQLATRIISEQTEVSSSKIRRGEITEHDFEKLVACAQMMQKVPLYIDQTGGISIAQLSARARRLKRQRGLDCLVVDYIQLMTGAGKSGENRVQEITQITTGLKALGKELNVPIIALSQLSRAVESREDKRPQLSDLRESGSIEQDADVVLFVFREEYYVKNMEPRDEFDPKYEEWKQTFEKVKGTADVIIAKQRHGPTGTVKLAFQSEYTRFTDLADPSFTQYEEH from the coding sequence ATGAATGAAGCAGCGCGCAGAGTGGCGGCTATGAGCCAGCAGCCGATGGAACCCCAGTACCGGGAAGCTCCGAGCAATATCGAGGCGGAACAGGCCCTGCTTGGCGCGATCCTCGTGAACAACGATGCCTTCTACCGCGTCTCGGACTTCCTGAAGCCTGTGCATCTGCACGAACCGCTGCACCGCAAGATCTACGAAGTCGCCGGCGACATTATCCGCATGGGCAAGACAGCCCATCCCGTGACCGTGAAGACCTTCCTTGCGCCCGACCAGAAGGTCGGCGACATGACGATCTCGCAATATCTGGCGCAGCTTGCCGCCAATGCCGTGACGATCATCAATGCCGAGGACTACGGCCGCGCGATCTACGACCTCGCGCTACGCCGCTCGCTCATCACCATCGGCGAGGACATGGTCAACATCGCCTTCGACGCGCCGCTGGACATGCCGCCGCAAGGACAGATCGAGGACGCCGAGCGCCGCCTGTTCGAACTGGCCGAAACCGGGCGCTACGATGGCGGCTTTCAGGCGTTCAACGACGCGGTGGCGCTGGCCATCGACATGGCGGGCCAGGCCTTCGAGCGCGACGGCCACCTGTCGGGTATCTCCACCGGCATTCACTCGCTCGACGGCAAGATGGGGGGCCTGCAGCGCTCGGACTTGATCGTGCTCGCGGGACGCCCCGGCATGGGCAAGACGTCGCTCGCCACCAACATCGCCTATAACATCGCCGCCTCCTACGAGCCGGAGATCCAGGCGGACGGTTCCTACAAGGCCAAGAACGGCGGCGTCGTCGGGTTCTATTCGCTCGAAATGTCGTCCGAACAGCTGGCGACCCGTATCATTTCCGAGCAGACCGAAGTCTCCTCCTCCAAGATCCGCCGCGGCGAAATCACCGAGCACGACTTCGAGAAGCTGGTCGCCTGCGCCCAGATGATGCAGAAGGTGCCGCTCTACATCGACCAGACCGGTGGTATTTCGATCGCCCAGTTGTCCGCCCGGGCACGCCGCCTGAAGCGCCAGCGGGGCCTCGACTGCCTCGTGGTGGACTATATCCAGCTGATGACCGGCGCCGGCAAATCCGGCGAGAACCGCGTGCAGGAAATCACCCAGATCACGACGGGCCTGAAGGCGCTCGGCAAGGAGCTGAACGTTCCGATCATCGCGCTGTCCCAGCTCTCGCGTGCGGTGGAAAGCCGAGAGGACAAGCGCCCGCAGCTTTCCGACCTTCGCGAATCCGGCTCGATCGAACAGGACGCCGACGTGGTGCTCTTCGTGTTCCGCGAGGAATACTACGTGAAGAACATGGAACCGCGCGACGAGTTCGACCCGAAATACGAGGAATGGAAGCAGACCTTCGAGAAGGTGAAAGGCACCGCCGACGTCATCATCGCCAAGCAGCGCCACGGACCGACCGGCACGGTGAAGCTCGCCTTCCAGTCCGAATACACCCGCTTCACCGACCTCGCCGACCCCTCGTTCACGCAGTACGAGGAGCACTGA
- the rplI gene encoding 50S ribosomal protein L9 produces the protein MDVILLERVAKLGQMGETVKVKDGFARNYLLPLGKALRANAANKARFESERATLEARNLERKSEAQTVAEQLDGKSFNVVRSAGETGQLYGSVAARDVAEVLAAEGFNVGRNQVDLNNPIKSIGLHPVKIHLHAEVEITVTMNVARSADEAERQAKGENLNSADAIYGVDEDALRPEDFFNPEAEFDNDEE, from the coding sequence ATGGATGTCATTCTTCTCGAACGCGTCGCCAAGCTCGGCCAGATGGGCGAAACGGTCAAGGTCAAGGACGGCTTTGCCCGTAACTACCTGCTGCCGCTCGGCAAGGCGCTGCGCGCCAACGCTGCCAACAAGGCCCGTTTCGAGAGCGAGCGCGCAACGCTCGAAGCCCGTAACCTCGAGCGCAAGTCGGAAGCCCAGACGGTCGCCGAACAGCTCGACGGCAAGAGCTTCAACGTCGTTCGCTCCGCCGGCGAAACCGGCCAGCTCTACGGTTCTGTCGCGGCGCGCGACGTTGCCGAAGTGCTTGCCGCCGAAGGCTTCAACGTCGGCCGTAACCAGGTCGATCTGAACAACCCGATCAAGTCGATCGGTCTGCATCCGGTGAAGATCCACCTGCATGCCGAAGTCGAAATCACGGTCACGATGAACGTTGCCCGTTCGGCCGATGAAGCCGAGCGCCAGGCCAAGGGCGAAAACCTCAACTCTGCCGACGCTATCTACGGCGTCGACGAAGATGCCCTGCGTCCGGAAGACTTCTTCAACCCGGAAGCAGAATTCGACAACGACGAAGAATAA
- a CDS encoding DUF2232 domain-containing protein: MTAIDRTSLLTGILAGVTAAFLSFGATTPSSLAIVLYAASALPILIAGLGWGNVAAIVAVVVAGFLAAIAVSPYFALLILVVTLIPAAWLSHLANLARPASEIGGPDDAMAWYPLSDILTHLAGLVAGGMLIIGVVLGYSTETAAGMVDIVIEALKSQEPTYNPDPAALAQIKAVFSVALPMVQGALWVLMLFAAYYTATRIVQISGRSLRPREDIPSTLRMHRFAIFAFLGGLVLTFAGGSVGAVGALVCGTFGAGFLLSGFAVFHFRTRGKSWRLPVLWLGYLSVLLFTIPAFFFLLSGLMDTRRAIALSPAQKTPGQKPTGKTPE; encoded by the coding sequence GTGACAGCCATCGACAGGACATCGTTGCTCACCGGCATTCTGGCCGGCGTTACCGCCGCGTTCCTGTCATTCGGCGCAACCACGCCTTCCTCCCTCGCTATTGTTCTCTATGCCGCCTCCGCACTGCCGATCCTGATCGCAGGGCTTGGCTGGGGCAATGTCGCGGCCATCGTCGCGGTCGTCGTTGCAGGTTTCCTTGCGGCTATCGCCGTCTCTCCCTATTTCGCCCTGCTCATCCTCGTCGTCACGCTCATCCCCGCCGCATGGCTGTCGCATCTGGCAAACCTTGCGCGGCCGGCCAGCGAGATCGGCGGACCTGACGATGCGATGGCATGGTATCCGCTCTCGGATATCCTGACCCATCTGGCCGGGCTCGTTGCCGGAGGCATGCTGATCATCGGCGTCGTGCTCGGCTACAGCACGGAAACGGCGGCCGGCATGGTCGATATCGTTATTGAAGCGCTGAAGAGCCAGGAGCCGACCTACAATCCTGATCCCGCCGCTCTCGCGCAGATCAAGGCGGTGTTCAGCGTCGCGCTTCCGATGGTTCAGGGCGCGCTCTGGGTGCTGATGCTGTTTGCAGCCTATTACACCGCAACACGGATCGTGCAGATCTCCGGTCGCAGCCTGCGTCCCCGCGAGGATATCCCCTCGACGTTGCGGATGCATCGCTTCGCCATCTTCGCCTTTCTCGGCGGGCTGGTACTGACATTTGCCGGCGGCTCCGTGGGTGCCGTGGGCGCCCTCGTCTGCGGCACGTTCGGCGCCGGCTTCCTGCTTTCGGGCTTTGCCGTCTTCCATTTTCGGACCCGGGGCAAGTCCTGGCGGCTGCCGGTCCTTTGGCTCGGCTACCTCTCGGTGCTGCTGTTCACCATTCCCGCTTTCTTCTTCCTCCTGTCCGGCCTCATGGATACACGCCGAGCGATCGCGCTGTCTCCCGCCCAGAAAACACCTGGGCAGAAGCCGACGGGAAAGACGCCTGAATAA
- a CDS encoding MarR family winged helix-turn-helix transcriptional regulator has protein sequence MNELANRALFDALQSVNRKLRAVFDAKVRERGLTLSRARALFVLSRRDGLNQRELAEELAIETPTIVRLLDGMETQGFIERRVEKSDRRAKQIHMTPMGRALAEEIEVIACGIRADLLSGVSLKDKETALAVMTAMAGNMIQIGQESVS, from the coding sequence TTGAACGAGCTGGCAAATCGCGCCTTGTTCGACGCCTTGCAATCCGTGAACCGGAAGCTCCGCGCCGTTTTCGATGCCAAAGTCAGGGAGCGTGGGCTGACGCTGTCGCGGGCGCGCGCGCTCTTCGTGCTGTCGCGCCGTGATGGGTTGAACCAGCGCGAGCTTGCCGAGGAACTGGCGATCGAGACGCCGACGATCGTGCGCCTTCTGGACGGCATGGAGACGCAGGGCTTCATCGAGCGCCGCGTGGAAAAATCCGACCGGCGGGCCAAGCAGATCCACATGACGCCGATGGGGCGCGCGCTGGCAGAGGAGATCGAGGTCATCGCCTGCGGCATCCGCGCGGACCTTCTCTCCGGCGTCAGCTTGAAGGACAAGGAAACCGCGCTGGCGGTGATGACGGCCATGGCAGGCAACATGATCCAGATCGGGCAGGAGAGTGTCTCGTGA
- a CDS encoding HlyD family secretion protein → MSKLTRSPITILVLLAGVIGVLLVLYAWRLPPFVTSVETTDNAYVKGYVTIMSPQVAGYVVEVPVRDYQAVKEGDVLARIDERIYQQKVAQARATLAGQKAALDNSRQQEASAKASIASSEAQVLGAKAALRRAELASERVNQLAARSVASTSEVESAQATFEQAKAAEAQAEAAVEVDRQSLATIIVNRGSLQAAVAGAEASVELAEIDLANTAIRAPRDGHLGEVGVRLGQYVTAGTQLMSVVPGELWVVANYKETQLDGMKVGQPVTFTVDALEHQKLTGHVQRFSPATGSEFSVIRPDNATGNFTKIAQRVGVRISIDPDQPAAERLAPGLSVVVRIDKSLDPDAKIADAE, encoded by the coding sequence ATGTCCAAGCTCACCCGCTCTCCCATTACCATCCTCGTCCTTCTTGCCGGCGTCATCGGCGTCTTGCTCGTGCTCTATGCCTGGCGGCTGCCGCCTTTCGTTACCTCGGTGGAAACCACAGACAACGCCTATGTGAAGGGCTACGTCACCATCATGAGCCCGCAGGTCGCGGGCTATGTGGTGGAGGTTCCCGTTCGCGACTATCAGGCGGTGAAGGAGGGCGACGTGCTCGCCCGCATCGACGAGCGGATCTACCAGCAGAAGGTGGCGCAGGCCCGCGCTACGCTCGCCGGGCAGAAGGCGGCCCTCGACAATTCGCGCCAGCAGGAAGCCTCAGCCAAGGCCAGCATCGCCTCCAGCGAGGCGCAGGTTCTCGGTGCGAAGGCAGCGTTGCGCAGGGCGGAACTCGCTTCCGAGCGCGTGAACCAGCTTGCGGCCCGCAGCGTCGCGTCCACCAGCGAAGTCGAATCGGCGCAGGCGACGTTCGAGCAGGCCAAGGCAGCGGAAGCGCAGGCCGAGGCCGCGGTCGAGGTCGACCGCCAGTCGCTCGCCACCATCATCGTCAATCGCGGTTCCTTGCAGGCAGCCGTGGCCGGCGCAGAGGCATCCGTCGAGCTTGCGGAGATCGATCTCGCCAATACCGCGATCCGCGCGCCGCGCGACGGGCATCTGGGCGAAGTCGGCGTGCGCTTGGGGCAGTATGTGACGGCCGGCACGCAGCTAATGTCGGTGGTGCCGGGTGAATTGTGGGTGGTCGCCAACTACAAGGAAACGCAGCTCGACGGCATGAAGGTCGGCCAGCCCGTCACCTTCACGGTGGATGCGCTGGAGCACCAGAAGCTGACCGGCCACGTGCAGCGCTTCTCGCCGGCGACCGGCTCCGAGTTCAGCGTCATCCGCCCCGACAACGCCACCGGCAATTTTACCAAGATCGCCCAGCGCGTCGGCGTCCGCATCTCCATCGACCCGGACCAGCCCGCCGCCGAACGGCTCGCACCGGGCCTGTCGGTCGTCGTGCGCATCGACAAGTCGCTCGATCCCGACGCGAAGATCGCCGACGCCGAATGA
- the rpsF gene encoding 30S ribosomal protein S6, whose product MALYEHVFLARQDVSAQQVEALVEQYKGVIEANGGKVGRVENWGLKSLTYRIAKNRKAHYVLMDIDAPAPAVHEVERQMRINEDVLRYMTIAVEKHEDGPSAMMQKRDRDDRPRRDGDRPDRGFGDRPRRDGDREDRPRRPREDRV is encoded by the coding sequence ATGGCTCTCTATGAACATGTGTTCCTGGCCCGCCAGGACGTGTCCGCACAGCAGGTCGAAGCCCTCGTCGAACAGTACAAGGGTGTGATCGAAGCCAATGGCGGCAAGGTCGGCCGGGTGGAAAACTGGGGCCTCAAGTCCCTCACCTACCGTATCGCCAAGAACCGCAAGGCTCACTACGTCCTCATGGATATCGATGCTCCGGCACCGGCCGTCCACGAAGTCGAGCGCCAGATGCGCATCAACGAAGACGTTCTTCGTTACATGACCATCGCTGTCGAAAAGCATGAAGACGGCCCGTCCGCCATGATGCAGAAGCGTGACCGCGACGACCGTCCCCGCCGTGATGGCGATCGTCCGGACCGTGGCTTCGGCGACCGTCCGCGCCGTGATGGTGACCGCGAAGATCGTCCGCGCCGTCCGCGCGAAGACCGCGTTTAA
- a CDS encoding MFS transporter, giving the protein MFTSVLMFLTQGLGMNLLNANLYQLQGAFSATVNELAWLSAAYMAPYASLSVALFKIRTQYGLRRFAELGILCFVFAAFANLFVSDLHSALIIRFVNGVAAAPLSTIGILYMLEAFPPAKKLSMGLSLAVMNTLLSAPLARIISPALMQYGGWRALYTFEVALALIALPFIYLLPLTAPPRAKVIQTLDIFSYLILAGGFGCLAIILSLGRFYWWFEAPWLGVLLASAIGLLSLFVAIEINRSQPMLDLRWIFSWPNIHMAGVLILFRTVSSEQTATVSGFYQQIGLQNDQTMKLYAIVLVASVAAGLFCTFLMVKKQLDLAHVIALVLIGAGAWLDSQSTNLTRPEQMYLSQALVAAGAAMFLPPVMTTGFGAALAKGPIYVVNFIVIFLFTQSLGSLMASAALGTFVTIREKFHSNLLAEQIMLSDPLVANRVTQLAGSYGKVITDKTLLNAEGLQLLTQQVSREAYVLAYNDAFFVIFIGCAISLAILVGHLIWRRLVASPDPAAVPA; this is encoded by the coding sequence ATGTTCACGTCCGTGCTGATGTTCCTGACGCAGGGCCTTGGTATGAACCTGCTCAATGCCAATCTCTACCAGTTGCAGGGTGCGTTCTCGGCGACCGTCAACGAACTCGCCTGGCTGTCGGCGGCCTATATGGCGCCCTATGCCAGCCTGTCGGTGGCGCTCTTCAAGATCCGCACGCAATATGGCCTGCGCCGCTTCGCCGAGCTTGGCATTCTCTGCTTCGTCTTCGCCGCCTTCGCCAATCTCTTCGTGTCGGATCTGCATTCGGCGCTGATCATCCGTTTCGTCAACGGCGTCGCGGCCGCGCCTTTGTCCACCATCGGCATTCTCTACATGCTGGAGGCCTTTCCGCCGGCGAAGAAGCTGTCCATGGGCCTCAGCCTCGCGGTCATGAACACGCTGCTGTCCGCGCCGCTCGCCCGCATCATATCGCCCGCCCTCATGCAGTATGGCGGCTGGCGTGCGCTCTATACGTTCGAGGTGGCGCTGGCGCTGATCGCGCTGCCCTTCATCTACCTGCTGCCGCTCACCGCGCCGCCGCGCGCGAAAGTCATCCAGACGCTCGACATCTTCAGCTATCTGATCCTTGCCGGCGGCTTCGGCTGTCTCGCCATCATTCTGTCGCTCGGGCGCTTCTACTGGTGGTTCGAGGCGCCCTGGCTCGGCGTCCTGCTTGCCTCTGCCATCGGACTGCTCTCGCTCTTCGTCGCCATCGAGATCAACCGGTCACAGCCGATGCTCGACCTGCGTTGGATCTTCTCCTGGCCGAATATCCACATGGCCGGCGTCCTCATCCTGTTTCGCACCGTCTCGTCGGAGCAGACGGCGACCGTGTCCGGCTTCTACCAGCAGATCGGCCTGCAGAACGATCAGACAATGAAGCTCTACGCGATCGTCCTCGTCGCTTCGGTCGCGGCCGGGCTGTTCTGCACCTTCCTCATGGTGAAGAAACAGCTCGATCTCGCCCATGTCATCGCGCTGGTCCTCATCGGCGCCGGCGCGTGGCTCGACAGCCAGTCGACCAACCTCACGCGCCCGGAGCAGATGTATCTGAGCCAGGCGCTGGTGGCAGCGGGGGCCGCGATGTTTCTGCCGCCGGTGATGACGACGGGCTTCGGCGCGGCGCTCGCCAAGGGGCCGATCTACGTGGTCAATTTCATCGTGATCTTTCTGTTCACCCAGAGCCTCGGCAGCCTGATGGCTTCGGCCGCGCTTGGCACCTTCGTCACCATCCGCGAGAAATTCCACTCCAACCTTCTGGCGGAGCAGATCATGCTGTCCGACCCGCTGGTTGCCAATCGCGTGACGCAGCTTGCCGGGTCCTACGGCAAGGTCATCACCGACAAGACGCTGCTGAATGCCGAGGGTCTGCAGCTCCTGACGCAGCAGGTCAGCCGCGAGGCCTATGTGCTCGCCTATAACGATGCCTTCTTCGTCATCTTCATCGGCTGCGCGATCTCGCTGGCCATTCTTGTCGGCCACCTGATCTGGCGCCGGCTGGTCGCATCCCCCGACCCGGCAGCCGTTCCCGCCTGA
- the alr gene encoding alanine racemase has translation MDDVFSAAANRLTIDLQALADNWRQMKARSGKARAAAVLKADAYGIGIEAAAETLYRAGARDFFVANAEEGVDLRPLVPEGRIYVLAGLWPGIEPLFFENGLVPVINSEEQLAFFMAALSEHGDHPCVLHVDTGMNRLGLSMEEAMALAADPARPASFSPMLVMSHLACADDPTHPLNARQLSAFRAVSAAYEGVEASLANSAGVHLGPDYHFDLTRPGIATYGGEAVGGMANPMTPVVTAEARVIQVRSVEKGGSASYGATAAFARDSRIAIASVGYADGYHRSVSGSGVALRQAAPSGAYGFLHGRRVPHVGRVTMDLSLFDVTDLPENAVRAGDYIELFGRNIALDDVARAGGTIGYELLTSLGHRYDRAYREADEEV, from the coding sequence ATGGACGACGTCTTTTCCGCCGCGGCGAACCGCCTGACCATCGACCTCCAGGCGCTGGCCGACAACTGGCGCCAGATGAAGGCGCGCTCCGGTAAGGCGCGCGCGGCAGCGGTGCTGAAGGCGGATGCCTATGGGATCGGGATCGAAGCGGCGGCGGAGACGCTTTACCGGGCTGGAGCGCGCGATTTCTTCGTGGCGAATGCCGAAGAGGGTGTCGATCTTCGTCCGCTGGTGCCCGAGGGCCGCATCTATGTGCTCGCCGGTCTCTGGCCCGGCATCGAGCCTCTGTTCTTCGAAAACGGGCTGGTGCCCGTCATCAACTCCGAGGAGCAGCTCGCCTTCTTCATGGCGGCTCTATCCGAGCATGGTGATCATCCATGCGTGCTGCATGTGGACACCGGCATGAACCGGCTCGGCCTTTCCATGGAGGAGGCGATGGCGCTTGCCGCCGACCCGGCACGCCCGGCAAGCTTCTCGCCGATGCTGGTCATGAGCCACCTCGCCTGCGCCGACGACCCCACGCATCCGCTGAACGCCCGGCAGTTGTCGGCCTTCCGCGCGGTCAGCGCCGCATACGAGGGCGTCGAGGCGAGCCTTGCCAATTCCGCAGGCGTGCATCTCGGACCCGACTATCATTTCGACCTGACCCGCCCCGGCATCGCCACCTATGGCGGCGAGGCTGTCGGCGGCATGGCCAACCCGATGACGCCGGTCGTGACGGCGGAGGCGCGGGTCATCCAGGTGCGGTCCGTCGAAAAAGGCGGCTCGGCGAGCTACGGCGCCACAGCCGCCTTTGCCCGCGACAGCCGCATCGCCATCGCCTCGGTCGGCTATGCCGATGGCTACCACCGCTCGGTATCCGGCAGCGGTGTCGCGCTGCGGCAGGCCGCACCGTCCGGCGCGTACGGCTTCCTGCATGGCCGCCGGGTTCCCCATGTCGGCCGCGTCACCATGGACCTCAGCCTGTTCGACGTGACCGACCTGCCGGAAAATGCCGTCCGTGCAGGTGATTACATCGAACTCTTCGGGCGCAACATCGCGCTCGACGACGTGGCACGCGCCGGCGGCACCATCGGCTACGAACTGCTGACGAGCCTCGGCCACCGCTACGACCGGGCCTATCGCGAGGCCGACGAGGAAGTTTGA
- the fabD gene encoding ACP S-malonyltransferase, which translates to MAIAFTFPGQGSQAVGMGRDLAEAFPEASAVFAEVDDALGEKLSDVMWNGPEDRLTLTANAQPALMAVSVAAVRVLEARGLDLAKHVQFVAGHSLGEYSALCAAGTFSLADTARLLRIRGNAMQAAVPVGEGAMAAIIGLDHDAVQALCADMLEIGPCQIANDNGGGQIVISGDRQAVEKAAKQASENGAKRAIILPVSAPFHSALMAPAADAMRQALATVERHDPVVPLIANVRAAPVTSADEIVDLLVEQVTGQVRWRETVEWFGANGVTTLYEVGSGKVLTGLARRIDKSVTGLAVNSPADIEAVLAAVL; encoded by the coding sequence ATGGCGATCGCATTTACGTTTCCGGGACAGGGCAGCCAGGCGGTTGGCATGGGGCGCGATCTCGCGGAGGCTTTTCCCGAAGCGTCGGCCGTTTTCGCCGAGGTCGATGATGCTCTGGGCGAGAAGCTTTCGGATGTCATGTGGAACGGCCCGGAAGATCGGCTGACGCTGACGGCCAATGCCCAGCCGGCGCTGATGGCCGTCTCGGTCGCTGCCGTCAGGGTTCTGGAAGCTCGCGGGCTCGATCTTGCCAAACACGTCCAGTTCGTTGCCGGTCACTCTCTCGGCGAATATTCGGCTCTCTGTGCTGCCGGCACCTTTTCACTTGCCGATACCGCACGCCTGCTGCGGATTCGCGGCAATGCCATGCAGGCGGCTGTGCCTGTGGGCGAGGGCGCGATGGCTGCGATCATCGGGCTCGATCATGACGCCGTCCAGGCACTCTGTGCCGACATGTTGGAGATCGGCCCGTGCCAGATCGCCAACGACAATGGCGGCGGGCAGATCGTGATTTCCGGCGACCGGCAAGCCGTGGAAAAGGCCGCAAAGCAGGCCAGCGAGAACGGTGCGAAGCGTGCCATCATTCTGCCTGTATCCGCGCCGTTTCATTCTGCTCTGATGGCGCCTGCGGCGGATGCCATGCGGCAGGCGCTGGCAACCGTGGAACGCCACGATCCTGTCGTGCCATTGATAGCCAACGTGCGTGCCGCTCCCGTCACCTCGGCTGACGAGATCGTCGATCTCTTGGTCGAGCAGGTAACGGGGCAGGTGCGCTGGCGCGAAACCGTGGAGTGGTTCGGTGCAAACGGAGTCACGACGCTTTACGAGGTCGGCTCCGGCAAGGTCCTGACCGGGCTTGCCCGTCGCATCGACAAATCCGTCACGGGGCTCGCAGTCAATTCGCCGGCCGATATTGAAGCCGTTCTCGCGGCCGTGCTGTAA